A part of Antechinus flavipes isolate AdamAnt ecotype Samford, QLD, Australia chromosome 6, AdamAnt_v2, whole genome shotgun sequence genomic DNA contains:
- the LOC127541645 gene encoding olfactory receptor 14I1-like — protein MGNLSIITEFLLMEFSSTRELQVLHAALFLLIYLAALLGNLLTCAAIITDPHLHYPMYFFLSNLSFVDIGNISVTLPKFIVNSLHGVQSLSLLGCAAQMFFFLFFASTEFALLVAMSYDRFVAICQPLHYSIIMTPARCLWTAAGSWLSGLLYSAVHTGNIFRLPFSGSNVIHQFFCDVPHVLQVSASDVFNTEFVLIVASLCLLLFSFAFLIASYARIFSSVLKIPSVEGRYKAISTCSPQLMILILFLVSGMIAVLRDASDTSPVQNLLVTMAYTTLPPLLNPLIYSLRNQKVTAAMGKMIKRIVFPHTSLKILKN, from the coding sequence ATGGGCAACCTGTCAATCATCACAGAATTCCTCCTCATGGAGTTTTCCAGCACGCGTGAGCTGCAGGTCTTACACGCTGCGCTGTTCCTGCTGATTTACTTGGCAGCCCTCCTGGGGAATCTTCTCACCTGTGCTGCAATTATCACTGACCCTCACCTTCACTatcctatgtattttttcctGAGTAATTTATCCTTTGTGGATATTGGCAACATCTCCGTTACGCTTCCTAAATTCATTGTGAATTCCTTGCATGGCGTTCAGTCCTTGTCCCTCCTGGGATGTGCTGCCCAGatgttcttctttctcttttttgcatCCACAGAGTTTGCTTTGCTTGTGGCCATGTCCTATGACCGCTTCGTGGCCATCTGCCAGCCCCTCCACTATAGCATCATCATGACCCCAGCACGTTGTCTCTGGACAGCAGCTGGCTCGTGGCTCAGTGGGCTTCTTTATTCAGCTGTACACACAGGGAACATATTCCGCCTGCCCTTCTCAGGATCCAATGTGATCCACCAGTTTTTCTGTGATGTCCCTCATGTTTTGCAAGTCTCAGCCTCTGATGTGTTTAATACTGAGTTTGTATTAATTGTAGCAAGTTTGTGTCTTTTGCTTTTCAGCTTTGCCTTTTTAATTGCATCCTATGCTCGCATCTTCTCCAGTGTGCTCAAGATTCCTTCTGTGGAAGGACGCTACAAGGCCATTTCAACCTGTTCCCCTCAGTTAATGATTCTCATCTTATTTCTTGTGTCTGGAATGATTGCTGTCCTCAGGGATGCATCAGACACATCACCTGTCCAAAACCTTTTAGTTACAATGGCTTATACCACATTACCTCCCCTGCTGAACCCTCTCATATATAGCCTGAGGAATCAGAAGGTCACAGCTGCCATGGGCAAGATGATCAAAAGGATAGTTTTTCCCCACActtccttaaaaatattaaaaaattga
- the LOC127541646 gene encoding olfactory receptor 14I1-like yields the protein MGNLSIITEFLLMEFSSTRELQVLHAALFLLIYLAALLGNLLTCAAIITDPHLHCPMYFFLSNLSLLDIGTISVTLPKFIVNSLCGVQSLSLLGCAAQMFFFLFFAATEFALLVAMSYDRFVAICQPLHYGIIMTPARCLWAAAGSWLSGLLYSAVHTGNMFRLPFSGSNVIHQFFCDIPHVLKVSASDVFNTEFILIVVSLCCLSCCVAFLIASYARIFSSVLKIPSVEGRYKAISTCSPQLIILMLFLISIMIAVLKETSDTSPVQNLLVAMAYTTIPPLLNPLIYSLRNQKVTAAMGKMIKRIFPHTSLKILKS from the coding sequence ATGGGCAACTTGTCAATCATCACAGAATTCCTCCTCATGGAGTTTTCCAGCACACGGGAGCTGCAGGTCTTACACGCTGCGCTGTTCCTGCTGATTTACCTGGCAGCCCTCCTGGGGAATCTTCTCACCTGTGCTGCAATTATCACTGACCCTCACCTTCACTGCCCAATGTATTTTTTCCTGAGTAATTTATCCCTGCTGGATATTGGAACCATCTCCGTCACGCTTCCTAAATTCATTGTGAATTCCTTATGTGGCGTTCAGTCCCTGTCCCTCCTGGGATGTGCTGCCCAGatgttcttctttctcttttttgcagCTACAGAGTTTGCTTTGCTTGTGGCCATGTCCTATGACCGCTTTGTGGCCATCTGCCAGCCCCTCCACTATGGGATCATCATGACTCCAGCACGTTGTCTCTGGGCAGCAGCTGGCTCGTGGCTCAGCGGGCTCCTTTATTCAGCTGTACACACAGGGAACATGTTCCGTCTGCCCTTCTCAGGATCCAATGTGATCCACCAGTTTTTCTGTGACATCCCTCATGTCTTGAAAGTCTCAGCCTCTGATGTGTTTAACACTGAGTTTATATTAATTGTAGTAAGTTTGTGCTGTTTGTCATGCTGCGTTGCCTTTTTAATTGCATCCTATGCTCGCATCTTCTCCAGTGTGCTCAAGATTCCTTCTGTGGAAGGGCGCTACAAGGCCATTTCCACATGTTCCCCTCAATTGATAATCCTCATGctatttctcatttctataatgATTGCTGTTCTCAAGGAAACATCAGACACATCACCTGTCCAAAACCTTTTAGTTGCAATGGCTTATACAACAATACCTCCCCTGCTGAACCCTCTCATCTATAGTCTGAGGAACCAGAAGGTCACAGCTGCCATGGGCAAGATGATCAAAAGGATATTTCCCCACACTtccttgaaaatattaaaaagttga